The sequence below is a genomic window from Salvelinus sp. IW2-2015 linkage group LG10, ASM291031v2, whole genome shotgun sequence.
GTGTTAATAGTGCATACTCTCTGTGTCAGGTGTCTGTGGCTTTCTGTCATTTGGGTCTAACGTCAGTCAGGATGTGCTGATGTCATATCCTCCTAATGACATCGCCGTGGCGATTGCAAGGGCCTTCATCGTCATCTGTGTTATCACCTCCTATCCCATTTTACACTTCTGTGGCCGGTGAGACACTAACCTTACACTACAAATCACTGTGTGCCACCCATGCCATTTCAGTACtacattgttgtgttgtgtaaccTGTTTCTTCAGGGCGGTGCTGGAGGGGCTATGGCTCCGTTTCCGCAGCGAGCAGGTGGAATTGTGTGTGAGGCGTGAGCGGAGACGCAGGGTGTTGCAGACGCTTGTGTGGTTCACGATCACACTCGTCCTCGCACTCTTCATCCCCGACATTGGCCGAGTCATCTCCCTCATTGGAGGCCTGGCAGCCTGCTTCATCTTTGTCTTCCCAGGTATGACCAGTGtgtctgagtctgtgtgtgtgtgtttatatcagCAATAAGCATAATGCCTGTATATAATGTCTGCTCTTCCCTGCAGGTCTGTGTCTGATTCAGGCAAAACTCTCAGAAACAGAGGTCCGATCTGCTAGGTAAGACTAGACTCACTACCTGTACGTAATCTCCTCATGTGACTGTTACTGAACGCTGATCTTCTCTCTCCATAGCTGGCATGGGATGGTGGTCTACggtgtcatcatggtaaccatcGGCACTTTCGTCTTTGGCCAGACCACCGTCAATGCAATCTATCAAGACTTCATCCACTATCCGGACAGCCAATAGAATTCTGACCAGGAAGGAGGATGCAGGTCTATGCTGCTATTCTGAACTTTATTGACTTATATCAGGATGTGGAGGatccaacacacacatgcaaacacactccCTCCTGTGACATCTCCTGCATGCCGCACGTCTTGTTGTCTCCCTGACGATGAAACCGCTCCATAGCAAGCACACGTGTCACCCATGGAGCGATGCTCTAGGATTGAACGAGAGTCCTGAGTGCAACCACTGACaatgattcttttttttaaagattatgCAAATGCTATgttgtttttattacattttattgtgGGAACAGTCCTCAGTGTTTTCGCCCCGTTGTGGGCTGCAGTACTAAATCCATCTTGACATTCTCAGCCCCTCCTTATGCCTTTCCCTGCTGGCCCAGCATACACCACTGCACTACAGGTGGCATCCCATCCCTCATGAAACTGGGCAGTGAGAGAGGGTACCTCTCTCTGATGGGTGTTGTTACTGATGAGTAATGAACATACTGTTTTAAGAGTGGCCAAACATTTCCAtccatttttatagtaattttacAATTCCAATGATTGTGGTTTAAAGACGTATCCTTCAACTGTAGTTCTGAAACCTGTGTAATGTGGCAAGTGTATAATTTTAATCGATTTTGAATGCCTTTGAGATTTCAGAAGTCTGGGGTCTCAGGCTGATTCCTGTGGTTGAATGATTGTATTGGGCTTAGCTTTAAACAGACAGATATTTTAAATGTGCTTTACCGACAGAGAGAGATTAGCTATAGGCTACAGAAAGAGGTAAGGAACAAAAATCTATCATGTTCAAAGGGATTGTTCTTAAGGGCAGAAATTACTGTTTTACAATGACTTGAATGAGATTGGAAATGCTTGAAATTCAAttacttttttattgttttataacTTGTATTCCATAATTGGAGCCAAGGGAAATAGTTTTTTCTGAACTGAACCAATTTAGTAATCTGGTTGAACAATAAGCAGTCTTATATTATCATGAATTCTCCTGTTATCAATCTACATTTTAATAAACATGATGGTTTTGTCATTGAATTCAGATTGTCATAGTTTTGTCCTAAATCCTCATGTTAGTAAAAACATATTGTCTTATCAGGTgaatagctacagtatacatatctccctggcatattacatcatttatgctgcagcatacaatacatgGACTCAccctgtgctgtgctcacttgaacaggaaggtggcgtggcggtcctttgtgggcaaattttgtcatccaaGTCTGCCATTTTCTGAATTTATGGttctttcaaaacaactgggaactcagaaaaaaactatgtaaaatcatgatgacgtcattgatctgcAGGTTGTAGCTCTAAAAAGAGgatggatttacaattccgagttggatgaccattcaaaacatactttcccagtcggagcttatttattcccgacttcccagttgtcttgaactcacggAAGTCAAGTATTTGCAGTTCCGAGTTGTTTTGAGTGTGGAACAAATCATGCGTCATTGACAGCAtgaccaatgttgaatgtttatcattttaaacttggaaaagagccccttaatcccagaagtggaaccacacagccactgattccttaccaacacactcattgttgaatttgcgatttacgtccagtggccgatgagcactgatacgttttatctattatttctcttcatatgacaaggatttgccagtagattgtcaacttgttTCATAACTAAGAATTACTGTTAACATAACGTGATTTGACTTcattttatctgtgaccaatgaccttgagccttcttggatgggcacttatgtaattatggcagcacccaagggaccAGAATTTaaggtctacccttagacttggcggtgacgtagtgtccccatgaatgATAGAACAGGGCCAATCGTAACTCTCCAtgttttctgctggcttgccccgccaccacagaaagcactgagctaggctgaaacacctgcatgttTGTGCTGCCTTCAAGAAAacaagaccatgtttgtatgtggctttattgactatatatttttttgcaaaaacgtgGGGCTtaaatgacaggtcgccactggtGGTGGAGACAATGTAAAAGAATTCTGCAATGatacacatttttccattgagCTGGAAGAAAATGTAGCAGTTTCTAAgctaatttccagcaattctacacagtGAGACAATTTTGCCATGACTAATGCCTTGCGCCTCTGCTcaaaaaaaagtgttccaaatACCTGTTTTTATTTTCTGTCTGGTTTTTAATTGTTCTCAAACACGGCATTAATTGTGTTTAAAAATACCAATATTTTTCCTCCCCAAAGTCATTGCGGACCGCTGCAGTACCCCATTTGGAAAACGCATGGACTAgtcaaatgtgtttataaaaccctttttatatcagcagatgttaaagtgctatacagaaacccagcttaaaacaccaaacaagcaatgcagatgtaggaaGCACTAGAGACATTGATGTATCCTGACTTTTGCAAGGACTACCTGTAAGTCTTGAAGCAACTAAAAATATATAGCTTAATTTCAGTTACACAGGAATCACTAGTCATGTCCAGTTAATCTCTGCTACACTGATTGGCCTGTTGTGTACTGAATCTTCAGTATAATGGCTGAGGAGATTTTTGGTGCTCAATCACCATCCCTGGAATTCACCACCATTATCTTTACATGTCTATGGAAGTCACTTAAGATTACATGGATGTTTTTACACATTCGGTAATTAATCatgttcaataaaaataaaaagctctTAAAATGATAATGAGATACAAATGGTTTCATAAAAAGCATTTATTAGAAAGACAAAGAATGTTAGATTATTTTAAAGTGCTGATTGGCCTTTTGGCTATTTGAGTTCCGTGGCATTTCAGCTCCCCCAAGTGGTGACAATTGAAAACCCRATACAAAAACTGCATGAGGAAATTCAAAAGGCAAATGATAGTTCTGATGCGACTAATAAGCTGCTAATCAGTTAGAAAGCCAACCAGAGTGATTGCACAGCATCACCAAAGGAAGATTTGACATGTGATGCATCTAAACATTTCTATAAGGCTATTAATATGCAGTTTGcttcaaataaaattataatgGCTTAGTCCGATTACTCTCCTGTCACCCCAACTCCAGAGTTGTGTTTTGATCTAATGAACTTACTTGGAGTGCAACAGAAACATTATATACgatcacaaaaacaaaacatttgtttacCCCTTTCCACCCAACCCTCCCTGAGAAAAATGGGCCATCATCCTGACCCACTAACAAGTTCCATTACAGACACTGGAAGCAGCCCCAGGAGCATGCTCAGTAGGGTTTGTTTGACAGGAAGGACTGGAACATGTCTAAGGCGGGGCCTGGAGCCCACTGCGGCACCATGTGACCAGCGCCCTGAAACAGAAGAYGGGATTAGAACGCAGCAGCCTCACCCCTGTTGCATCCACTAATCTTTATGAACATGTCTGTGGTGTGTTAATGAGTCTGAAGACAGTGAATCAATGCTAATGTGCTAACTAAGTAAGTAGTGCTTACCTTCACAGTCAGGAGGGTGAGGTTTCCATACTGCTCGTAGAAGCCGGCAATCTGGTCATCAGATATCCAGCTCTGGTACTTGGTGGTTGTCtggaaaagaaagaaaacagtcTTCACAATGCATGCCCTGTGAGTTACAAACATGCCAAATACCCTGCAAGCCAGCATCCAAATCTCTATGCCACATGACCCAAATACCAGTTTTCAAGAGCTTTACCTTCTGGTTGAGCTGCTCCACAAACCACTTATCTCCCAGGAAGTTGCAGGCCATGTCAGTGTCTCCGTTATAGACCAGTGCCCGGACACCCAGAGACAGCAGCTTCAGATACACATCCTTCACTGTCGGGTAGATGTTTGTGTACTGTCCTCCCACCACGTCACTACATAGAGTTATGGTAAAGATGTCCTTTTGTAGGTAGTTTACTGTTGTCAAGTTTTAGATGTCCCGTCACTGAATTTAGATTTCATGAGTGTTAGGGATGTGTGGGTACAAGTAATATACCTGCAGATGTCCCAGGGTGGAAGTGTATCAGGGATGTGTAGGGCTTTCCTCACATCACCCCGGTTGAGCCAGTTCATCTGAGCTGTGCTGTTAATGCAGGGAGGGACCTCACCCACAGGAGGAGTTTGGCCAGTGACGGACGGCACCTTCAGCAGCTACAGCGAGACACATTACTTACATAAAACACCAATATCTTCCCTCAACCACTTCAGAAGGGTTGTTCTCAAATTGTTTGAACACAAGACTAACAAAATCTAATGCCAGGATGGACTTGAACACTGTATTCCTCCATAGGGGGGCACTTACCTGGAAGGTGTCCCAGTGCTTCCTGTAGTTCCTGAAGAGGTGGCTCATGCTCCTCTCATAGGCTTTGGCCCCGACTCCACCCTCACAGTCCATGTAAAGTGCATACTCATTCAGCCCAGAATCATACACAATACTAAAGGCCTGGCTCAACTGAGAGAACAAGAATGAGTGAGAGGGAGAAACAAGTATCCATATATATGTTAAACCTGTGCATGTAATAGCTCAATTGTTGTATTTGATATATAATACTCCTTATCCGATTGTAAAAGTGTTTCCATGTGTACCAGTGtcttgcaggcctccttgctgtTGTTGAAAAAGTTACAGGTTCCCTTATCGCAGCAGTTTGTGTTCAGATCTGTCCACAGTCTGCAAGAGGATAGTTTACTTAAACGCATTGCAATTTCTTGTAACAGAAGCATCATACAAGCTTGGATTCAAATTGTGGGCCTTTCAAAAGGAATGATCCCTAGTCATGTAAACATAACTAAACAGTCTGGACCCACATGAGTGAATGTGTTGTGAGTTCTTACTGTTCTCCGAAGAGGCCGTGGTAGTAACCAAAGTAGATCAGAGACTGGTCATTCAGGGCATAGCTACTGAGGCCATTACCCACTGCAAAGCCCTGAAAAACACATTAAAGGAGTTCTTTATAACTGTCATACATATTGGATTCATACCATCCTCTCCTTGCCTTCTCTACATAATCATTGACAGGTGGTTGGATAGGCTTGAATTCCATTGCTTTTAACTTATGCTCAGTCTTTAGATTTTCAGAGAGCGTAAGAGTGTAATCCACTCAAAACAATCAAGTCGGTGTGTARATCAACTCACCTTGAAGTTAATCTTTGCGGTTCCTGTGGCCACACGCTGGCTGAGTGTCGGGGCATATATCCCACCATAACTCTCACCGATGATGAAGAACTCATTCTGTGTGAAGTTTGGAAACTTGGCAAAGAAACTCTGCAGAGCTAGGTAGTTGTCATCAGCCACCTAATAGTAAGGGGGAGAAATCAGTTACTATTACTTTAGTATTCAGTAAGGAGGAGTGAACTGCATGATTTCTGAGCCACTGTCAGTGGAGCACAACActggaacattcagatagaaatacagTGTGTATAACAGACATGCCTATGACAAGAGGTAAATAATTGTGTCTGATTTATTCAATGCATTCCACTCTCCCGAATGAGACCTTGATCTCACCTGGTCGTCGTCAGTTTTGTACTTCTGGTCATCAGAGTAGGAGTATCCCACACCTGCAGGGGACTCTAGGTACAGAACGTTGGCGATCCTGTTCCAGCTGAAATTATTCTCATACAGAGTGGCCCCATCATCATTCACCTGAGGGAGACAAAATGATGTTATTCTGTGGGACTCAGAATCACTGCATACAATAATGTTACACTGGGACACAGGCACACAAACTGAAATCACAGGTCCTGCTAAGCTCATGCTGAAAAGGTAACGTGTGGGATAACTAACATGGAAGGGGCCGTTCTCTGACAGAAAGCCATCCAGCGAGCTGCAGCCTGgccctccattcagccacaggacaACAGGGTCCTTCAGTGGGTCCCTCTGTGAGGTCACAAACCTGGGGAAGCAGGGAGGTAGAGTGCCAGGTTAACAGGAGATAAGAGAGTACCCAAAGACACACTTGGTGCACTCCGCACTTAGTTCTAGACCCCAGGTACAACAGTGTCTGCTGATTATGTTTATGTGCGCGTAcatggacctgtgtgtgtgtgtgtgtggcctataGAACACTAGAATAAAAGTATGTCATGTGTTATTTTGTCAATCATTAACTTCTCATAGCTTATGGCAAAGGATGTTCTAGCTCTTAAACGTCTCAATGAAAGGTACAAGCTACAACACAATGCATGACCAATGCTGGAGGAAGTAGCAAAAGAGGAAGTATAAATAATCATCTAGTCCAGCTTCAGAAGCGTTCTCTTCTGCCTGTGTAACTTTCTATTTGAAGTGTTGTTAAACAAGCTTCAGTTGTCTCTGTAATAACTTCTGTATTCATTTACTATTGAGCAATAGTCAATCTTGTAAGTTTATTTGAAGACTTAAAAAGATAATACGGTTATTTATGCCATGCCTTGATTCATTTATTATTTTACCCATTTGGAATAAACCGATATATATAGATATTGTAGTAGTAAACTAATGTTGTGCACGAGCTGGAGTTTCTGAAAGCATccccaaccaaaacaaacactaAGTTGTTAGTCAAGGTGGCGACGTATGCCGTTACTGATACTCACCAGTAATGGAGAAACTTTCCAGGGCTGGCTTTCAAATAGCCCGACCATTGCCGGTAGTTTGGTTTAAACGACATTCCCGGTAGTTCGGTTACCTCGTCAGGGGCGTAGTTAGCCCATGTAAGRCACGAAACAGCAAGGAAACACACCACCAAACTAACAAAAGACATGCTGGTCATGTCGAGGACGAAACTAGCCTAATGTGCCAACAATGTTGACCTCAAATGCTAAACTCGAAGTCATGTGTGCGGAACAATTGCCGTGTCCATGCCCTGTATTTGGAAGCACCACAGGTCATATGACTACTAACTGAGCTCTCTAGTCACGTGAYCGATCTTTTGTTTTGACGTTCATCACCCGATTGCGTTTCATTTGATAGGCTACATTTCTGCATTAATAATTACTGCTGGCGTCTCGGTTATATCAAGGACGGGCATTTCGATGTATTAGTTACTCAATATGTTAATCGGTCGAAATGCCAGCGCGTAGCAAAACAACTATGGCGAGCTCTGAATCATCGAGAAAAGTATAAAGCTGAAAATATTACAACTAGTCCTACCAAGAATTGGCTACATTTGCCAACATTGTTCCATCATGGCGTAACATTTAACATATCAACGTTTGATGTAACATGACAGTGAAGAATGTGAGGGTGGTATAATTAGGTGGCAATGTGTATTAGGTGGGTGAGTGTCAGAGAAAATGGTAGCCTATTAGTCGACCTGAGTTTTCAATAGGCCAGTAAaagagtaaaaacaaaaaagacaaGTGAGTATCAGTCATGCGTTTTTATAAGGGTCTCTGGCAAAATATCCCAGATGCATGATTAAGGTTATGCATGTTAGGCAATCAAGAGTTAGACAATACATAGCCTAGGCCTACATTTAAGTTGAAATATGATCCATTGACTATTGCATGTTATACATTGACTATTATACCTTTTACATCAACAGTTAGACAATACATagttgtctatgcatagtcactttaataactacctacatgtacacattaccccAATCCCTCGACACCTGTGccctcacacattgactctgtaccggtacttcctgtatatagccctgctattgttatttactgctgttctttaatcatttgttattcttatctcttacatttttggggggtattttcttaaaactacattgttggttaagggcttgtaagtaaacatttcacctgttgtattcggtgcatgtgacaaataaaatgtgattagatTTGAATACACAGTGCTTRacttgggcaggagctcactggagctgagtacTTGCACCTCAATGTtactactgcttgagctcctgtacctcttattttatttaacctagtcagttaagaacaaattcttatttacaatgacggcctaccggggaacaatgggttaactgacttgttcaggggcagaattacagatttttaccttgtcagctcagggattcaatccagcaacctttcggttactggcccaatgctctaaccactaggctacctgccgccccaaaataKAATATTTTAGAATATCTTCTAGAATATttgctcaaaagtattgtggagctcttgcacctaaatataaaagTACTGGCACCCAAAGTGATTaccagcacctatttcagtccaagtcaagcactaacAATACATAGCCTAAGCCCTAGGCCTAAATGGAAAAAGTTTCAATATGGTCCATTGGCTATTGAATGTTATACCTCAGTGTGTTTTCTGGTCTTATTAAAGTGTGCGTGTGCACTATTATTAAGCCCCTGGGTCTGTGTGTGACCTCTGGGGTTACGCTGTAGTGCTACAGAATCTCTCTCGTTGGCTGTGCTTGTTCTGTAGCCTGCGGAGAACTGAGACACAGTGACCCTTACTAACCCCCATCCCACTATCTTCcctctgtgtgttactgtgtccatgtttgagtatgtgtgtatgtatcagTATCTGACAGAATAGTGACACAGATCATGTACTTATATGTGATTGAATAGTGCCCTgcgtctctctcttttccctctcaggCGACTCCGATCAGTGTCTCATTGATGCAAATGTGTAAAGGGGTGTGTCTTTGCCACTAGGATTTCACAGTCCTTTTCTACAYACCCTTCAATAATAGTACAATCatcacagtcagaagaggacaaGCCATCTGAGGCCTCCTAGCCAGCTGCTTAGACAGGGCATCCTCCAGCTTTCATTACCCCATGTGGTTAGCCATTCTTGCTGGCTGGGACTGAAATCCAGAAAAGATCCAGACATGATTACTGCTGCTTATGTCAGAGGACAAGTCACTCTTCTCTGATAAGGACACATATAAAGTTTTATGAGTGGAGATGTTTATGAGTTTCTTGTTAAATTGCCTTTCAATCCATTCTCTTAAATGTTTCAATTCCACCTGTGTCTGCGTCTGATGTTTCTCTACTTGTTAAACAGAGGCCAGAAATATATTGAATGCAATAAATGTATATACTGAGTAAGAACAAACTTGGATATTTTGCRTGTGCAGCCTGAATGTCAGTCTGCAAGACTTTTGAGTAAACTCATATTGAGCTTTATATACATGTTTTGTCGGGTGCGGGGACTCCTGTCCTCAAGCAAGAGTTATAGATGCAAAGGGATCCGAGGAAATAAAATTAAcggtcacatttaaaaaaaatctaaatcaagtTTTTAaccattgttatttttttttacaaacacttTGAAATAATATAGTATGATTTTTCTGTGATAGAAACACCATTCGAAGGATTTTAAAAATGGAAATACAAAGCATCAACAATAGATCCGACCTGCGACAAATTCTTCACCTGGAAGGCCCAAGACTGTCCCCTGAAATCAATGTTGGAGATCATTCTAAGACATCACATTGAAGGACATAAAGACATAATACATGGTAAAGCATACTGGATCATCTACGTATTGAATGATCATTCCCATATCTGCTCTTTACAGAACCTAACACAGATGATAAGGCATTACATTGTGGGTTAAACATTGTTAAACTACTGCTgtagttttatttttcatgacCTAGTAACTGCTGAAGGTGAATGAATTACAGAATAAGATCTCCCTAGCTCTGGCAGAACTAGTGCTCCCTTGTGGAGACAATGGGTAGTTCACCCTCACTCGCTGCTACTCATGCGAAATGCCAAGTGGTAGGGCTTTTGAGACTTTCCTGCCAAAGAAGAGGCTGAAATCTGGGACAACTCCATACTCAGGCAAgcatttttacatcaacagttgtcacaaactgctttacagaaacccagcctaaaacccaacagAGCAAGCAATCCAGGTGCAGAAGAACAGTGGCTAGGAaaggccaaatcaaatcaaagtttataggTCATGTACATATATTTgcagatgttatagcaggtgcagcgaaatacttatgtttctagctccaacagtgcagtaacatctaGAAACAATACAGTAACCCCAAAAAGTAGAATGCTTGTTTTGGAACATTTGTATTCTttaatttatgttagtattgtggagtaattacaatgttgttgatccatcctcagttttctcctatcacagccattaaactctgtaactgttttaaaatcctcATTGAcctcttggtgaaatccctgagcagtttcctttctctccagcaactgagttaggaacatttatagtgactgggtgtattgatacaccatccaaagtgtcattaataactacaccatgctcgaagggatattcaatgttggctgtattttttactcatctaccaacaCTTCATTGACTCCCTCCAGTTTGCATACCGGTCGGAGAGAGGAAAAGATGTACATGCATTTGAAGGGCAGCAAAAACGTGCATATCATTTTCGAAGATTTTTCCTTTGCATTTAACACAATCAATACGTTTATCCTCAAGGACAGACTTAGAGGAGACTTCGGACTTGATTCTATGCTTATCAAATGGATCACCAACTTCCTCACTGATAGGTCTCAGCAGGTACGAGTTGTCAACACACTCTCTGAGATGTGCACTTCTTCAGTTGGAACCCCACAGGCCAGCGTTCTTTCACCGGTTACATACATATTGTATACAGACAGCTGCCGGAGCCAGTTTCCAGGGTGCCACCTGATCAAATATGCTGAAGACACTGCTTTGGTCAGTCTCCTCGAAGGGGATGAGACCGAACACGGACCAGCTCTGAATGATTTTACTGGCTGGTGTGAGTCATCCCAtctaaaacacatacaaaacaaaggaTATGGTGATTGACTTTCGAAGGAACACTACCATGCACACACAATCACTGATAAAAGGTGAGCCCATTGAAATAGTGGAGTACAAATATCTTGGGCTAGTCATTGACAACAAGCTGTCTTGGGATCAGTGTACTGACACTATTTTTAAGAAAGGCCAACAGAGACTGTATTTCCTACGGTAATTGCACTTTTTTAATGTTGACCTAACCATCGTGATTCTCTTTTATGAATCATTATTTGAGAGAATTTTGTCCTACTGCTGGAATATCAAGGTTGCACCAAAAAATAGGTTAGGCAAGATAGTCAGGACTTGCGGAAAAAGCAAGGAGCAGCAACAGTAAAAACTGTCATCTTTCTACCTGGGCAGAGCTCTCCAGACTGCAAATGATATAGCGGTTGACTCTTCTCAGCTACTCCACCCCGTATTCCAGCTCCTTCCCTCTGGCCGCAAGTACAGACTAcctaaggttaaaaaaaatagacAGGGCCATGTACTCTTTTATTCCGAATGCAAttctgtaatttaacaaaatgttgaacTAATTGCACTTTAACATGTAgcccatttttacattttattatgaAAATCCACTTACCCAGCCTAGTTGCTTGTAAACATCCTTtgctatttttttgttatttaaatttgttttgttgtgtgataTGTTTTATGACTGCTGCAAAATGAATTGCCTCTCTGAGGACATTAACGTTTTCTGAACCTGAATAGTAATAACACTTCTTTGCaaatcattggaaaacctccctggtctttgtggttaaatcagTAACACTTAATTTCATGgggtccttattacagtgtaattacatgtgtaattacactgtaaaaaCCAAtagtgtaataacaacatgtaactAGTAGTAATTGCGGTctgtaataaaatgtaaatgtaaatgtaaattacaaaggtgtaacaatgaatgcttgttaccatgcttgttacaaatgggcaGGTTTCCACTAAATTCACAAACTTAATGTTTTGATCCTTCTCAGCTTCATCTGCTTCAGCAACAACTGTCCCAAAGGTTGTGACCCCTCKGGGATGCGCTGGGTGTCTGAGAGATTATGCTCAATAGGCTCTAATTACACTCAACAAAACCACAacctgtaaagtgttggtcccatgttttttgagctgaaataaaaaacttccagaaatgttccatacgcacaaaaaaaagcttatttcgctcaaatgttgtgcacaaatttgtttacatccctgttagtgagaatttctccttagccaagataatgaat
It includes:
- the LOC111969419 gene encoding lysosomal protective protein, coding for MTSMSFVSLVVCFLAVSCLTWANYAPDEVTELPGMSFKPNYRQWSGYLKASPGKFLHYWFVTSQRDPLKDPVVLWLNGGPGCSSLDGFLSENGPFHVNDDGATLYENNFSWNRIANVLYLESPAGVGYSYSDDQKYKTDDDQVADDNYLALQSFFAKFPNFTQNEFFIIGESYGGIYAPTLSQRVATGTAKINFKGFAVGNGLSSYALNDQSLIYFGYYHGLFGEQLWTDLNTNCCDKGTCNFFNNSKEACKTLLSQAFSIVYDSGLNEYALYMDCEGGVGAKAYERSMSHLFRNYRKHWDTFQLLKVPSVTGQTPPVGEVPPCINSTAQMNWLNRGDVRKALHIPDTLPPWDICSDVVGGQYTNIYPTVKDVYLKLLSLGVRALVYNGDTDMACNFLGDKWFVEQLNQKTTTKYQSWISDDQIAGFYEQYGNLTLLTVKGAGHMVPQWAPGPALDMFQSFLSNKPY